The following are encoded in a window of Impatiens glandulifera chromosome 5, dImpGla2.1, whole genome shotgun sequence genomic DNA:
- the LOC124937904 gene encoding silicon efflux transporter LSI2, translated as MAMAAAVKVTLGSIAFAIFWVLAVFPAVPFLPIGRTAGSLLGAMLMVLFRVITPEQAFDAIDLPILGLLFGTMVVSVYLEKADMFMYLGKLLSWKSKGPKDLLCRICIISAISSALFTNDTSCVVLTEFVLKIARQQNLPPHPFLLALASSANIGSSATPIGNPQNLVIAVQSGITFGEFLFGIVPAMIVGVCVNALLLVGMYWNLLSSPQKDEEEDVVVQDDIQDVGSHRFSPAAMSHQSSGNCNDLNDVIESSLSANVSSVISRDDQSVRNRVVYNENEIKEASNTELESRRNISNLSSNSNDWSMKWKRVLWKACVYMVTLGMLDSLLMGLNMSWTAITAALALVVLDFKDARPCLEKVSYSLLIFFCGMFITVEGFNRTGIPSALWDFIEPYAQINRVYGLAILASIILLLSNVVSNVPTVLLLGGRIAATAAAISLKEEKRSWLVLAWVSTVAGNLSLLGSAANLIVCEQARRAPHLGYNLSFWRHLKFGFPSTLIVTAIGLTLIRG; from the exons ATGGCAATGGCTGCAGCTGTCAAAGTGACTCTCGGTTCGATTGCCTTCGCTATCTTCTGGGTTCTTGCTGTTTTCCCAGCAGTTCCTTTTCTTCCAATCGGTAGAACAGCAGGTTCTCTCTTGGGAGCTATGCTAATGGTGCTTTTCAGAGTCATAACCCCAGAACAAGCCTTCGACGCAATTGATCTCCCAATTCTTGGTCTTCTCTTTGGAACAATGGTTGTAAGTGTTTATTTAGAAAAAGCAGATATGTTCATGTATTTAGGCAAATTGCTATCTTGGAAGAGCAAAGGCCCTAAGGATTTACTATGTAGGATCTGCATTATATCTGCAATTTCAAGTGCTCTTTTCACTAACGATACATCTTGTGTTGTTTTGACTGAATTTGTATTGAAAATCGCAAGGCAGCAGAATCTTCCACCTCATCCTTTCCTTTTAGCTCTTGCTTCTAGTGCTAATATTGGCTCTTCCGCTACTCCAATTGGGAATCCTCAGAATTTAGTTATAGCTGTTCAAAGTGGGATCACTTTTGGGGAATTTCTTTTTGGTATTGTTCCTGCTATGATTGTTGGAGTTTGTGTAAATGCTTTATTACTTGTGGGTATGTATTGGAACCTGCTGTCTTCTCCACagaaagatgaagaagaagatgttgttgTGCAAGATGATATTCAAGATGTGGGTtctcatcggttctctcctgcAGCGATGTCTCATCAGAGTTCGGGTAACTgtaatgatttgaatgatgtgattgaaTCGAGTTTGAGTGCTAATGTTTCGTCTGTGATTAGTCGAGATGATCAGAGTGTAAGGAATCGTGTTGTTTATAACGAGAATGAGATAAAGGAGGCGAGTAACACCGAACTGGAATCTCGAAggaatatttcaaatttaagttCGAATTCAAATGATTGGAGCATGAAATGGAAAAGGGTTTTGTGGAAGGCTTGTGTTTATATGGTGACATTGGGTATGCTGGATTCTTTGCTCATGGGATTGAATATGTCATGGACAGCCATTACTGCAGCACTTGCACTTGTTGTTCTTGACTTCAAGGATGCTCGCCCATGCTTGGAGAAG gTATCCTATTCTCTTTTGATATTCTTTTGCGGCATGTTCATCACTGTGGAAGGATTTAACAGAACTGGAATTCCTAGTGCCTTATGGGATTTTATAGAGCCATATGCCCAGATAAACAGGGTTTATGGACTGGCAATTCTGGCTTCTATCATCCTTCTTCTCTCAAATGTTGTCTCAAATGTCCCAACTG TTTTGTTGCTTGGAGGGCGAATTGCTGCAACAGCTGCAGCGATATCATTAAAGGAGGAGAAAAGATCATGGCTCGTGTTGGCTTGGGTGAGTACAGTGGCTGGAAACCTTTCTCTTTTGGGATCCGCCGCGAATTTGATAGTTTGTGAACAGGCTCGTCGGGCTCCTCATTTAGGCTATAATCTTTCCTTTTGGAGACATCTCAAGTTTGGATTTCCATCTACTCTAATAGTAACTGCCATTGGTTTGACCCTTATAAGAggctaa